The Thiothrix subterranea genome has a segment encoding these proteins:
- the mfd gene encoding transcription-repair coupling factor codes for MPALLKPQFPAAPNGHVRWGQLYGASLDWLIAQSAQGFDGLLLLAVPDVHTAYQMESALQFFSPEIPRHIFPDWETLPYDVFSPHEDIISERLKTLATLQNLKRGILLVPATTLLHRLAPTSYVHGHTFVVRKGSPLNIDKLRKQLEEAGYRNVSQVMAHGEYATRGSLVDLFPMGSHTPYRIDLFDEEIDSIRTFNPETQRTDVVVDSIELLPAREFPLDEAGIRTFRQNYRAQVEGDLTRSRIYEGVSQGKPPAGIEYYLPLFFEHTATLFDYLPKKTLLVLAEGVDAAVKQFWETVEYRYEQRRHDVERPLLAPEKLFLTAAMLQSWVGDYPRIEVQRFKEIEKGKEGDHRSPLHPVGATGGRPSSDNTINYPIAALPSLLIHARQEQPLFLLFNFLKDLQGRVLFTAESAGRREAFLTLLKDNGIVVKTLETWQDFLGSKAEMAVTVAPLENGFWLPDAKIAVIPENLLHGVQIQQQRRRRKATRDADAIIRNLTDLNEGAPVVHEEHGVGRYLGLETVTAGGVTAEYLLIEYANHDKLYVPVAALHLVSRYTGADPEHAPLHRLGNEQWDKARQKAAEKARDVAAELLDIHARRAAQQGHSFPFDDNDYRLFAGAFPFEETPDQALAIENVIKDMRSAQPMDRVVCGDVGFGKTEVAMRAAFVAANAGKQVAMIAPTTLLAQQHLNNFRDRFADWPFNIESLSRFKTGKETSKALEALASGKIDIVIGTHKLLQDDVHFKQLGLVIIDEEHRFGVRDKEQMKKLRANVDMLTMTATPIPRTLNMSLSGLRDLSIIATPPTQRHAIKTFVCEWNKTIIQEACARELSRGGQVYVLHNEVKTIDKVEQELSAMLPGVTVRHAHGQMRANELENIMSDFYHQRFQILIATTIIESGIDVPTANTILINRADKLGLAQLHQLRGRVGRSHHRAYAYLIAPPKSALTPDAVKRLEAIESLEELGVGFTLATHDLEIRGAGELLGEGQSGQIQEIGFNLYNDLLERAVKALKSGKVPELSATSRRTTVELGAPALIPDDYLPDVHARLILYKRIASAESQAALDELRVEMIDRFGLLPEPTKTLFSVTRVKLLAQELGIRKLDMHVKGGRIIFDDKPNIDPMKVITLIQKRPWVFKLDGQDKLRFEVELPTVEEREEWVVKLMGEIGG; via the coding sequence ATGCCTGCATTGCTCAAGCCCCAATTCCCCGCCGCTCCCAACGGTCACGTCCGCTGGGGGCAATTGTATGGCGCATCCCTCGACTGGCTGATCGCCCAATCTGCGCAAGGGTTTGACGGTTTACTGCTGCTGGCAGTGCCGGATGTGCATACCGCCTATCAGATGGAATCCGCGCTGCAATTTTTCTCCCCGGAAATCCCGCGTCACATTTTTCCCGATTGGGAAACCCTGCCCTACGACGTGTTTTCGCCGCACGAAGACATTATTTCCGAACGATTGAAAACGCTGGCGACGCTGCAAAACCTGAAGCGCGGCATCCTGCTCGTGCCCGCCACCACGCTGCTGCATCGGCTTGCCCCCACCAGTTACGTACACGGGCATACCTTCGTAGTGCGCAAAGGTTCGCCGCTCAATATCGACAAATTGCGCAAGCAACTCGAAGAAGCAGGCTACCGCAATGTTAGCCAAGTGATGGCGCATGGCGAATACGCGACGCGGGGTTCGCTGGTCGATTTGTTCCCAATGGGCAGCCATACGCCTTACCGGATTGATTTGTTTGATGAAGAAATTGATTCGATCCGCACCTTCAACCCGGAAACGCAGCGGACAGATGTGGTGGTGGATAGCATCGAGTTGCTGCCTGCACGGGAATTTCCGCTGGATGAAGCGGGGATTCGTACTTTTCGCCAAAATTATCGGGCGCAAGTTGAGGGGGATTTGACCCGTAGCCGCATTTACGAGGGCGTGAGTCAGGGCAAGCCGCCAGCGGGGATTGAGTATTACTTGCCACTGTTTTTTGAGCATACTGCGACGCTGTTTGATTACTTGCCGAAAAAGACGCTGCTGGTACTCGCTGAGGGCGTGGATGCGGCGGTTAAGCAGTTTTGGGAGACGGTGGAGTATCGGTATGAGCAGCGGCGGCATGATGTGGAAAGACCGTTGCTTGCGCCGGAGAAGTTGTTTTTGACGGCGGCGATGCTGCAAAGCTGGGTGGGGGATTATCCACGGATTGAGGTGCAGCGGTTTAAAGAAATTGAGAAGGGAAAAGAGGGCGACCACCGGTCGCCCCTACACCCCGTAGGGGCGACCGGTGGTCGCCCTTCTTCCGACAACACCATTAATTACCCCATCGCCGCCCTGCCCTCGCTGCTCATCCACGCTCGCCAAGAACAGCCCCTATTCCTGCTGTTCAACTTCCTTAAAGACCTGCAAGGACGTGTACTGTTCACCGCCGAATCTGCCGGGCGGCGCGAGGCCTTCCTCACCCTGCTGAAAGACAATGGCATTGTGGTCAAAACGCTGGAAACATGGCAGGATTTCCTCGGTAGCAAAGCGGAAATGGCAGTCACGGTCGCACCGCTGGAAAACGGTTTCTGGCTGCCCGATGCGAAGATTGCGGTCATTCCCGAAAACCTGTTGCACGGGGTGCAAATCCAGCAGCAACGCCGTCGCCGCAAAGCCACCCGCGATGCCGATGCCATCATCCGCAACCTGACCGACCTCAACGAAGGCGCACCCGTAGTCCACGAGGAACACGGGGTCGGGCGCTATCTGGGGCTGGAAACGGTCACTGCGGGCGGGGTGACGGCGGAATATTTGCTGATCGAATACGCCAACCACGACAAGCTGTACGTCCCCGTTGCCGCGCTGCATCTGGTCAGCCGTTACACCGGGGCAGACCCGGAACACGCGCCCTTGCACCGCCTCGGCAACGAGCAGTGGGACAAGGCGCGACAAAAAGCGGCGGAAAAAGCGCGGGATGTGGCGGCGGAATTGCTCGACATCCACGCCCGTCGCGCCGCGCAGCAGGGGCATAGCTTCCCGTTTGACGACAACGATTACCGCCTGTTTGCGGGCGCGTTCCCGTTTGAGGAAACGCCAGATCAGGCACTGGCGATTGAAAACGTGATCAAGGACATGCGTTCCGCGCAGCCAATGGATCGGGTGGTGTGCGGCGACGTGGGTTTCGGCAAGACCGAAGTGGCAATGCGGGCGGCGTTCGTGGCGGCGAATGCGGGCAAGCAGGTGGCAATGATTGCGCCGACGACCTTGCTGGCGCAGCAGCATTTGAACAATTTCCGTGACCGTTTTGCGGACTGGCCGTTCAATATCGAATCGCTGTCACGCTTCAAGACCGGCAAGGAAACCAGCAAGGCACTGGAGGCACTCGCGTCCGGCAAGATCGACATTGTGATCGGTACGCACAAGCTGTTGCAGGACGATGTGCATTTCAAGCAACTGGGGCTGGTGATTATCGACGAGGAACACCGCTTCGGGGTGCGCGACAAGGAGCAGATGAAAAAGCTGCGTGCCAATGTCGATATGTTGACCATGACCGCCACGCCGATTCCGCGCACCCTGAATATGTCGCTGTCGGGCTTGCGCGATTTGTCGATCATTGCCACCCCGCCGACGCAACGCCACGCGATCAAAACCTTTGTGTGCGAGTGGAACAAGACCATCATTCAGGAGGCGTGTGCGCGGGAATTGTCACGCGGCGGGCAGGTGTACGTGCTGCACAATGAGGTCAAAACCATCGACAAAGTGGAGCAGGAACTCAGCGCGATGTTGCCCGGTGTGACGGTGCGCCATGCCCACGGGCAGATGCGGGCGAATGAGCTGGAAAACATCATGAGCGATTTTTACCACCAGCGTTTCCAGATTCTGATTGCCACCACCATCATTGAAAGCGGCATTGACGTGCCGACCGCCAACACGATTTTGATCAACCGTGCCGACAAGCTGGGGCTGGCGCAGTTACACCAGTTGCGTGGGCGGGTCGGGCGTTCGCACCACCGCGCTTATGCCTACCTGATTGCGCCACCGAAATCCGCGCTCACGCCGGATGCGGTCAAGCGGCTGGAAGCGATTGAATCGCTGGAAGAACTGGGGGTCGGTTTCACGCTGGCGACGCACGATCTGGAGATTCGCGGCGCGGGCGAATTGCTCGGCGAAGGGCAAAGCGGGCAGATTCAGGAGATCGGTTTCAACCTCTACAACGACCTGCTAGAACGGGCGGTGAAGGCGTTGAAGTCGGGCAAAGTGCCGGAACTGAGCGCCACCAGCCGCCGCACCACGGTGGAATTGGGTGCGCCTGCGCTGATCCCCGACGATTATTTGCCGGATGTCCATGCGCGGCTGATCCTCTACAAACGCATTGCCAGCGCGGAATCGCAGGCAGCACTGGACGAATTGCGCGTGGAAATGATCGACCGCTTCGGGCTGTTGCCAGAGCCGACCAAGACGCTGTTCAGCGTCACACGGGTCAAACTGCTGGCGCAGGAACTGGGCATCCGCAAGCTGGATATGCACGTCAAAGGCGGGCGGATTATCTTTGACGACAAACCGAATATTGACCCGATGAAGGTGATTACGCTGATCCAGAAACGCCCGTGGGTGTTTAAGCTGGATGGGCAGGATAAGTTGCGGTTTGAGGTGGAATTGCCGACGGTGGAGGAGCGGGAGGAGTGGGTGGTTAAGTTGATGGGGGAGATTGGGGGATGA
- a CDS encoding aminotransferase class I/II-fold pyridoxal phosphate-dependent enzyme: MNTYYIKASNAVEIIVSLEEQIRLGVLKPGESLPAIRELAQQIGVSPNTVATAYAKLRDAGLVVSDGRRGTTVALPPSHGDMLTELPAGLIDLASGNVDGNLLPPLNAAWLARQGSLTGYDASGDASCLLDVARHWLTKEHLPSAEMGVFSGTLEAIAIALRLRVTPGARVWVEDPCWPPLLALLASLRIKPVPLPMDAHGCLVPKPDKQVMAMILTLRAHNPTGATLSEERLNAMAALMQQQPHTLFILDGYWGPIADQSLPKLNLPANWLYILSVSKFLGPDLRVAVVSGSAAIVADMRRQQSLGPRWVSLLLQKLAAHLWLESEQNKVLSYAQQSYAARRAALVHGLADLGLDIPITGEGLHVWLPVVDEASTLQALAAKGWGVQAGHPFRLQSPPAIRISLGNLTVEEASVLARDIVSSLHRPKRSWI; this comes from the coding sequence ATGAATACATATTACATCAAGGCATCCAACGCTGTCGAGATTATTGTCAGTTTGGAAGAACAAATTCGTTTAGGGGTGCTAAAGCCCGGTGAATCGCTGCCTGCCATCCGTGAGCTTGCGCAGCAGATTGGTGTTAGCCCGAATACAGTCGCTACAGCGTATGCCAAGTTACGGGATGCAGGTTTGGTTGTTTCTGACGGGCGACGGGGTACGACGGTAGCTTTACCACCGAGCCACGGCGATATGCTGACGGAACTACCCGCAGGGTTGATTGATTTAGCCAGTGGTAATGTCGATGGTAATCTTCTGCCGCCACTCAATGCAGCGTGGTTGGCAAGGCAAGGGTCACTGACAGGTTATGATGCCAGCGGTGATGCTTCCTGTTTGCTGGATGTTGCTCGTCATTGGTTGACAAAAGAACATCTTCCCTCTGCGGAGATGGGGGTATTTTCTGGAACATTGGAAGCTATTGCCATTGCACTACGATTGCGCGTAACACCAGGGGCGCGTGTATGGGTGGAAGACCCATGCTGGCCACCATTGTTAGCATTATTGGCAAGTTTGCGTATCAAGCCTGTACCGTTACCAATGGATGCACACGGCTGTCTTGTACCTAAACCTGACAAGCAGGTGATGGCAATGATTTTGACGCTTCGCGCCCATAATCCGACAGGGGCAACCTTGAGCGAGGAACGGTTGAATGCAATGGCAGCTCTGATGCAACAACAACCTCATACTTTATTTATTTTGGATGGCTATTGGGGACCGATTGCAGATCAGTCTTTACCAAAGCTGAATTTGCCAGCCAACTGGCTTTATATTCTTTCCGTGAGCAAATTTTTAGGGCCTGATTTGCGGGTTGCTGTCGTGAGTGGTTCGGCGGCTATTGTAGCGGATATGAGGCGGCAACAATCGTTGGGGCCACGGTGGGTTAGCCTGCTGTTACAAAAGTTGGCGGCTCATTTATGGTTGGAAAGCGAGCAAAATAAAGTCCTAAGTTATGCCCAACAAAGCTATGCTGCGCGTCGGGCGGCACTGGTTCATGGCTTGGCTGATTTGGGGTTAGATATTCCCATTACAGGGGAAGGATTGCATGTCTGGCTACCTGTAGTCGATGAAGCATCGACGTTGCAGGCATTAGCAGCGAAGGGCTGGGGAGTGCAGGCCGGTCATCCATTTCGGCTTCAATCGCCGCCTGCTATCCGTATTAGCCTTGGTAATTTGACGGTGGAAGAGGCTAGTGTGTTAGCTAGGGATATTGTCTCCAGTTTGCATCGCCCCAAACGTTCATGGATATAA
- a CDS encoding glutamine amidotransferase, translated as MKTLIALRHVPFEDLGVLEPLLIRKGYKIYYYDMGVHELWTLDPDNIDLLVVLGAPIGAYDEKAYPFLQQELELIQHRLAAQKPILGICLGAQLMARALGATVASMGHKEIGFAPLQLTEAGKASVLAELTPDVHVLHWHGDQFDMPAGTESLATTNLCPHQAFALGDYALGLQFHLEVDTKRLEQWLIGHALELSLAGIDPNTIRTQSNQFKVTLQHAAETVFGRWLDRLELL; from the coding sequence ATGAAAACCCTTATTGCATTACGTCACGTACCTTTTGAAGATTTGGGTGTACTTGAGCCTCTATTGATTCGTAAAGGTTACAAAATCTACTACTACGACATGGGTGTGCATGAATTATGGACACTTGATCCCGATAACATTGATTTGCTGGTGGTGCTGGGTGCGCCCATTGGTGCTTATGATGAAAAGGCATACCCCTTTTTGCAGCAGGAGCTGGAACTCATCCAGCACCGTCTAGCTGCACAGAAACCGATACTCGGTATTTGTCTAGGGGCGCAACTGATGGCACGGGCATTAGGAGCTACAGTGGCTAGTATGGGTCACAAAGAAATCGGCTTTGCTCCTTTGCAACTAACCGAAGCGGGCAAAGCGTCAGTCCTTGCTGAACTCACACCCGATGTACACGTTTTGCATTGGCATGGTGATCAATTTGATATGCCAGCAGGTACTGAAAGTTTGGCAACAACTAACCTTTGTCCCCATCAAGCATTTGCTTTGGGCGATTATGCACTTGGCTTACAATTCCACCTTGAGGTTGATACCAAACGCCTCGAACAATGGCTGATAGGCCATGCACTTGAATTAAGCCTTGCTGGTATTGATCCCAACACTATCCGTACACAATCCAATCAGTTTAAAGTCACATTACAACACGCCGCTGAAACTGTGTTTGGGCGTTGGCTGGATAGATTGGAGTTGTTGTGA
- a CDS encoding MOSC domain-containing protein — translation MKQNSLGIVESVLTGKAKPYTRPGTYSAIDKQAVYSTVSVNANGLEGDEQGDLRVHGGADKAVHFYALEHYPKWIEELGMLPALIKAGAFGENIRTKGITESTICLGDQLCVGSVLMEVSQARQPCWKLNDRFGVPDMARRLQSSLRTGWYCRVLQAGILKASDTIDLVNRPYPEWTLARLMEFFYKNPLHYPSLEQMLHLPLVKSWKRTIENRLQCGEIENWDSRIDGPKQ, via the coding sequence GTGAAACAAAACTCATTGGGTATTGTTGAGTCAGTGCTAACGGGAAAAGCAAAACCTTACACACGACCGGGTACTTACAGTGCGATTGATAAGCAAGCTGTTTATTCAACCGTTTCAGTAAATGCTAATGGACTTGAAGGTGATGAACAAGGTGACTTGCGAGTACATGGAGGTGCAGATAAGGCCGTACACTTTTACGCACTTGAACATTACCCTAAGTGGATTGAAGAATTAGGTATGCTTCCTGCACTCATTAAGGCGGGTGCTTTCGGTGAAAACATTAGGACAAAGGGCATAACTGAATCCACTATTTGTTTAGGTGATCAGCTTTGTGTAGGCAGTGTATTAATGGAAGTTTCGCAAGCACGCCAACCTTGCTGGAAGCTCAATGACAGATTCGGCGTACCTGATATGGCACGACGACTACAGTCGAGTTTACGCACGGGTTGGTATTGCCGCGTGTTACAGGCAGGGATACTCAAAGCAAGTGATACTATTGATCTGGTAAATCGTCCCTATCCAGAGTGGACATTAGCCCGTTTGATGGAGTTTTTCTACAAGAATCCGTTGCATTACCCCTCTCTTGAACAAATGCTACATTTGCCATTAGTAAAGTCTTGGAAGCGGACAATAGAAAACCGTTTGCAATGTGGTGAAATTGAAAATTGGGACTCCCGTATAGATGGCCCAAAACAATAA
- a CDS encoding diiron oxygenase, which translates to MISQSMELPENHTEQSDNNCILILDKLGKSWSSRAQVKNDEIEVDLIYNPDHDDFIDSLLPFHEHPRYLEIDDETRTLILSSGWIAYNEKTIDIEAKIISPVCNQLIYSELPGTSNHIIRWLAAETLVDEAYHILMV; encoded by the coding sequence ATGATTAGTCAAAGCATGGAATTGCCAGAAAACCACACTGAACAATCGGATAATAATTGCATCTTAATTCTTGACAAACTGGGGAAATCATGGTCAAGTCGCGCCCAAGTCAAGAATGATGAAATTGAAGTTGATTTAATTTACAATCCTGATCACGATGACTTTATTGATTCACTTTTACCCTTTCACGAACACCCACGTTACCTAGAAATTGATGACGAGACAAGAACGCTTATTCTCTCATCTGGGTGGATTGCATATAATGAAAAAACCATTGATATAGAAGCAAAAATAATATCTCCCGTTTGCAATCAACTCATCTATTCTGAATTACCCGGAACAAGTAACCATATAATAAGATGGTTAGCAGCAGAAACATTAGTTGATGAAGCATATCATATATTGATGGTATAG
- a CDS encoding diiron oxygenase: MNTCYTCRKQRGLLELKLPSFDLVNNIEKEVSRYSHDWQKKLVRLAACVVSEVFISDYLSLLANADEVQPVNRITTDYHRKDELAHSSIFRNLTKEIFHHLSYKEKTFFCQVLPLPVHWFASQEFIVWETILNQLNFKYTNEVIGDCRAESEINLNRIDYSELIQLASEVGVFDMIEGKESFERQGLLS, encoded by the coding sequence TTGAATACTTGTTATACTTGCAGAAAACAGAGAGGACTTCTTGAATTAAAACTTCCAAGTTTTGACTTGGTAAATAATATTGAGAAAGAAGTTAGCAGATACTCTCATGATTGGCAGAAAAAACTAGTGAGACTAGCAGCCTGTGTTGTGTCAGAAGTTTTCATTAGTGACTACTTAAGTTTATTAGCAAATGCTGATGAAGTTCAACCAGTTAATAGAATTACAACAGATTATCATCGAAAAGATGAGTTGGCTCATAGCAGTATTTTTCGCAATCTCACAAAAGAAATATTTCATCACCTAAGTTACAAAGAAAAAACTTTCTTTTGCCAAGTATTACCATTGCCTGTTCATTGGTTTGCAAGTCAAGAATTTATTGTATGGGAGACAATACTTAACCAATTAAACTTTAAATATACGAATGAAGTGATTGGTGATTGCCGTGCAGAGTCAGAAATAAACTTAAATAGAATCGACTATTCCGAATTAATCCAACTCGCATCAGAAGTAGGAGTATTTGACATGATAGAAGGTAAAGAGTCTTTTGAGCGCCAAGGGTTATTATCTTAA
- a CDS encoding FAD-dependent oxidoreductase has translation MEYKCYKCKTCGHIYNEFIGDPIFNIPPRTKFSDLPNNWFCSTCGDSRDLFDEYECSQVEDIVDDSIHHSTTHTVIVGAGIAGWSLAERLRSHDLNMTITIITLDDGDYYYKPSISESISQRKTKTDLVLAHGHDRASLLNVNLYSKTEVLGINRTSKQLITSSGKYSYEKLVLSVGASPIKIFPKNIQPYIFFLNNLDQYEALASNLLNNYKSILVVGAGLVGCEISDDLSRAGHKIWLHDISPRILSKIASEEVSSFIQNKFSKAGVKFILNCSILSIEKNKNNFLVNFSSGKKITYDIIISVVGLKPNIHLALNTEIATGSGIKVDDYMMTSDPNIWAIGDCIEHSGETAFFIDNIMHQVEIAANTICGRFDKKYKNPDSVITMKAKTCSLEMKTKGINNHDYKKEILSHNNDYYHINYFIKNKPIGFYKCTAKTITPNAQSSNIHQEDFQC, from the coding sequence ATGGAATACAAATGTTACAAGTGCAAAACATGCGGTCACATTTATAATGAGTTCATTGGTGACCCTATATTTAATATTCCTCCAAGAACAAAATTTTCTGATTTACCCAATAATTGGTTTTGTTCAACATGTGGTGATTCTCGTGACTTATTTGATGAATACGAATGCAGCCAAGTTGAAGATATAGTAGACGATTCAATACATCACAGTACAACGCATACTGTTATTGTCGGGGCAGGTATAGCAGGCTGGTCTCTTGCAGAAAGATTAAGGTCTCATGATCTAAATATGACAATCACTATTATAACGTTAGATGATGGTGATTATTATTACAAGCCATCTATATCTGAGTCCATATCCCAAAGAAAAACTAAAACCGATTTAGTTCTCGCTCATGGACATGATAGAGCTAGTCTTCTTAATGTTAACTTATACTCAAAAACAGAAGTTTTAGGGATAAATAGAACTTCAAAACAACTAATAACATCATCAGGAAAATACAGTTATGAAAAACTTGTTCTTTCTGTAGGAGCATCCCCTATCAAAATATTTCCAAAAAATATTCAGCCATATATTTTCTTTTTGAATAATCTTGATCAATATGAAGCACTTGCTAGTAATTTATTAAATAACTACAAAAGTATCTTGGTGGTAGGCGCAGGATTAGTCGGCTGTGAAATATCAGATGATTTATCACGTGCTGGACATAAAATATGGCTGCATGATATATCACCTAGAATCTTATCTAAAATTGCTTCAGAAGAAGTATCCAGTTTCATTCAAAATAAGTTTAGTAAAGCTGGAGTTAAGTTTATTCTTAATTGCAGCATTTTATCTATAGAAAAAAATAAAAATAATTTTCTTGTTAACTTTAGTTCAGGAAAGAAAATAACCTACGACATAATAATTTCTGTCGTAGGTTTAAAACCTAACATACATTTAGCTCTTAACACCGAAATTGCTACTGGTTCTGGTATAAAAGTAGATGACTACATGATGACATCTGACCCAAACATATGGGCGATTGGCGATTGCATTGAACATTCTGGAGAAACAGCCTTCTTTATTGATAATATTATGCATCAAGTAGAGATTGCAGCTAATACAATTTGTGGAAGATTTGATAAAAAATACAAAAACCCAGACTCCGTGATAACAATGAAAGCTAAAACATGTTCCTTAGAAATGAAAACAAAAGGAATAAACAACCATGATTATAAGAAAGAGATTCTATCTCATAACAATGATTATTATCACATAAACTATTTCATCAAAAACAAACCAATTGGCTTTTACAAGTGTACCGCAAAAACAATAACACCTAATGCTCAAAGTTCAAATATTCACCAAGAGGATTTCCAATGTTAA
- a CDS encoding YqcI/YcgG family protein, whose translation MLISQQDFPSIKLPKTLQWTYPLIDQISKKFNPSLNHENNFPCIFARRVFSLLNFRFLTVNWCKDQHTYDFKSFANELSSFLEETQQSDENINNIEPLIVLFEPVKFIFSTHHYEKIFFDSLQYLIDHDKIAWNGCLPKNPNQEFWTMCFSGVQIFINVSHPNHKNRNSRNLCDTLVFVINPRERFDKFAGNNKKGHKIRERIRNNIDKYDLISRSPYLGHYQDGDLEWPQYMIPDDNDSPSTKCPLNFNLVKHQ comes from the coding sequence ATGTTAATTAGTCAGCAAGATTTCCCAAGTATAAAGTTACCTAAAACTCTTCAATGGACATATCCATTAATTGATCAAATATCAAAAAAATTTAATCCGTCATTAAATCATGAAAATAATTTCCCTTGCATTTTCGCAAGAAGAGTATTTTCCCTACTAAACTTTAGATTTCTCACTGTAAATTGGTGTAAAGATCAGCACACTTATGACTTCAAAAGTTTTGCAAATGAGCTATCTTCCTTTCTGGAAGAGACTCAACAATCAGATGAAAATATAAATAATATCGAACCATTAATTGTCTTATTTGAGCCTGTTAAGTTTATATTTAGCACACATCATTACGAAAAAATATTTTTTGATTCGCTTCAATATCTTATAGACCATGACAAAATAGCATGGAATGGTTGTTTACCTAAAAATCCAAATCAAGAATTCTGGACGATGTGCTTTTCAGGAGTTCAAATATTCATCAATGTAAGTCACCCAAATCATAAAAATAGAAATAGTAGGAACTTATGCGACACACTAGTATTTGTAATTAACCCACGAGAACGATTTGATAAGTTTGCGGGAAATAATAAAAAAGGCCATAAAATAAGGGAAAGAATTAGAAATAATATTGACAAATATGATCTGATTTCTCGGAGTCCTTATCTGGGACATTATCAAGATGGCGATCTTGAATGGCCTCAGTATATGATACCAGATGATAATGACTCTCCATCCACCAAGTGTCCACTAAACTTTAATTTAGTAAAACATCAATAA
- a CDS encoding APC family permease has product MYELKKTLGFFSGTALFLNIVIGAGLLILPGIVYQQVGQNAIISWALVSLISVPILIIFTILGVYFPNSGGVAYYAEKAFGNIGRNFATLLLLGAVAFGLPSIALTGAYYLSAILPFQYHFYAALLILLPTLLHLFSGKHISTITTTIGSTVIVFIIILLFFAIRDTQGIETIKLPHINNNIFDLFSPFMIIFFAFTGWEIGAHSAEEFKNPKRDFPIAMLFSFLITTILYLTVAFLVQQEENITDPLTPFIGILKKALGDKAVLLVSLLATLIVFANLFGAIWGVSRLVYSLSRDKIIPKYFSLTNKQGTPIYAIILTNTALLFVLALDYYNLLSIESMLSIAGQNFLILYGVASCALFFLSKKLLFKIISITVVLIISIIIIFGGVFLLYPLAILIISYAINFTGNKN; this is encoded by the coding sequence ATGTATGAACTGAAAAAGACATTAGGTTTTTTTAGTGGAACTGCTTTATTTCTCAACATTGTAATCGGCGCTGGATTATTGATATTACCAGGAATTGTTTATCAGCAAGTTGGTCAAAATGCGATTATTTCATGGGCATTGGTTTCACTCATATCAGTTCCAATTCTAATTATTTTTACCATCCTAGGAGTATACTTTCCCAATTCTGGGGGAGTTGCTTATTATGCAGAAAAGGCATTTGGAAATATCGGGAGAAACTTTGCAACATTGTTACTTCTAGGAGCTGTGGCATTCGGTTTACCGTCAATTGCACTAACAGGTGCTTATTACTTGTCAGCAATACTCCCTTTTCAATATCATTTTTACGCTGCACTATTAATATTGTTACCAACGCTATTACATCTGTTTTCTGGAAAGCATATTTCCACCATCACCACGACTATTGGCTCTACGGTTATAGTTTTTATTATAATTCTACTTTTTTTTGCAATAAGAGATACTCAAGGAATAGAAACCATAAAGCTACCACATATCAATAATAATATATTTGATTTATTCTCTCCTTTTATGATTATATTTTTTGCATTCACCGGATGGGAAATTGGTGCTCATTCTGCTGAAGAGTTCAAAAACCCAAAACGTGATTTTCCAATAGCTATGTTATTTTCTTTTTTGATTACAACTATACTTTATCTTACTGTAGCTTTTCTTGTTCAACAAGAAGAAAACATAACAGATCCTCTTACTCCATTCATTGGAATATTGAAGAAGGCACTGGGTGATAAGGCTGTATTGCTTGTATCACTGTTGGCAACACTTATTGTGTTTGCCAATTTATTTGGTGCTATATGGGGAGTTTCAAGATTAGTATACTCTCTCAGTCGGGACAAGATTATACCAAAGTATTTTAGTCTTACGAATAAACAAGGCACACCTATTTATGCCATTATTCTCACGAACACAGCATTATTATTTGTTTTGGCATTAGACTATTATAATCTCCTTAGCATTGAAAGTATGCTATCCATAGCAGGACAAAACTTTCTTATTTTATATGGAGTAGCAAGTTGTGCTCTTTTTTTCTTATCCAAAAAACTATTATTTAAAATAATATCAATCACCGTTGTCTTAATCATATCAATAATCATTATTTTTGGAGGTGTTTTTCTGCTATATCCCCTAGCAATACTAATCATTTCATATGCAATAAATTTTACGGGAAACAAGAATTAA